A genomic stretch from Anoplolepis gracilipes chromosome 16, ASM4749672v1, whole genome shotgun sequence includes:
- the Csn5 gene encoding COP9 signalosome complex subunit 5, with the protein MAGPSSEQSGIAQKTWELSNNIETISTMDEIYRYDRKEQHDILTAKPWEKDPHFFKDIKISALALLKMVMHARSGGTLEVMGLLLGKVAANTMIVMDSFALPVEGTETRVNAQAQAYEYMTAYIEAAKQVGRQENAIGWYHSHPGYGCWLSGIDVSTQMLNQNFQEPFVAIVIDPVRTISAGKVCLGAFRTYPKGYKPANEEPSEYQTIPLNKIEDFGVHCKQYYSLEVSYFKSSLDRRLLDSLWNKYWVNTLSSSSLLTNADYTTGQIFDLSDKLEQSESALGRGFVLGGTDPHDRSTVEKLIKATRDSCKTTIEVIHGLMAQIIKDRLFNHVGSNVTCDPQQKQ; encoded by the exons ATGGCTGGGCCTTCTTCTGAACAGAGCGGTATTGCCCAAAAGACATGggaattatcaaataatatcgaGACTATTAGTACCATGGATGAGATTTACAGATATGACAGGAAAGAGCAACATGATATCTTAACTGCCAAACCATGGGAGAAAGA tCCCCATTTCTTCaaagacataaaaatatctgcattagctttattaaaaatggttATGCATGCACGATCTGGCGGAACACTAGAGGTAATGGGGCTTTTACTTGGTAAAGTAGCAGCCAACACAATGATTGTGATGGATTCCTTCGCATTGCCAGTTGAGGGCACGGAAACTAGAGTGAATGCTCAAGCTCAAGCTTATGAATATATGACTGCTTACATAGAAGCAGCtaaacaa GTTGGTAGGCAAGAAAATGCAATTGGTTGGTATCACAGTCATCCTGGATATGGATGCTGGTTGTCTGGTATCGATGTATCCACCCAGATGCtcaatcaaaattttcaagagCCATTTGTCGCCATTGTCATCGATCCTGTGAGAACGATCTCTGCTGGCAAGGTTTGCCTGGGTGCATTCAGAACTTATCCAAAG GGGTATAAACCTGCGAACGAGGAGCCATCAGAATATCAAACTAtaccattaaataaaatcgaagaTTTTGGTGTTCAttgcaaacaatattattctttgGAAGTTTCGTATTTCAAGTCCTCACTGGATAGACGACTGCTTGATTCGTTATGGAATAAGTATTGGGTGAACACTCTGAGCTCTTCTAGCCTATTGACAAACGCGGACTACACCACTGGGCAGATATTCGACTTGTCGGACAAATTGGAACAGTCAGAGTCTGCTTTAGGTCGAGGATTCGTCCTGGGTGGCACGGATCCACATGATCGCAGCACGGTAGAAAAACTCATAAAAGCAACCAGAGACAGTTGTAAGACCACCATCGAAGTTATTCACGGTTTAATG